A single window of Chitinophaga sp. XS-30 DNA harbors:
- a CDS encoding outer membrane beta-barrel protein, giving the protein MRKIGYLTLVVTAMLFSTTSYAQTEKGNMMVGANLGNIGGTFQDGGSRFNLNLTPKLGWFIKDDLAIGGEVNLGLGTGNDRTDISYGIGAFGRYFIKDKSIEVSKRARWFLEASAGINGVNTKSGDVSTNTNGLGIGFGPGIAYFITPNVGLEALLKYDLTVGFGSSTTAHRVGLNVGFQIYLPTAKAKQIIREEGRR; this is encoded by the coding sequence ATGAGAAAAATTGGCTACTTAACCCTTGTTGTGACAGCAATGCTGTTTTCCACCACATCTTATGCGCAGACCGAGAAAGGAAATATGATGGTAGGGGCGAACCTTGGTAATATCGGGGGCACCTTTCAGGATGGAGGCAGCAGGTTTAACCTTAACCTCACGCCCAAGCTGGGCTGGTTCATCAAAGACGATCTGGCGATAGGCGGGGAGGTGAATCTCGGACTTGGCACCGGGAATGACCGGACTGATATCAGTTACGGCATTGGCGCCTTCGGTCGTTATTTTATCAAGGATAAAAGCATTGAGGTATCTAAACGGGCCCGCTGGTTCCTGGAAGCCAGTGCTGGCATCAACGGTGTGAATACCAAGTCTGGAGATGTAAGTACCAATACCAACGGCCTGGGCATTGGTTTCGGCCCCGGTATCGCTTATTTCATTACGCCCAATGTGGGGCTGGAAGCGCTGTTGAAGTATGACCTTACGGTAGGTTTCGGCAGTTCCACCACGGCGCACCGCGTAGGGTTGAATGTCGGTTTCCAGATCTATCTGCCCACGGCAAAAGCGAAGCAGATCATCCGGGAAGAGGGCAGAAGGTAA
- a CDS encoding sorbosone dehydrogenase family protein, translating to MKPLTISACLLAFLCMAFSCKKNTNNPPVEDPDWPTDSVRMVVSQGISRPWEILWGPDDHIWMTERNGRISRVDPKTGTVKPLLTVPDVVATGEGGLLGMVLHPDFGQTPDVYIVYNYNSDNGYREKVVRYRYADSALGSPAVIIDNIPAAGIHNGSRLVISPDNKLFITTGDANTASNAQLPASLSGKVLRLNLDGTVPADNPYPGSPVWSIGHRNPQGLVYVNGTLYASEHGAGVEDEVNIIEKQRNYGWPTVEGPCNGGETVFCTANNIKEPIWSTGNGTFALCGLDFYNNDRIPQWKNSLLLLSLKNTTLYQLKLSTDGQTVASTKNYFTGAFGRLRDLCVSPAGRVYICTDENNAKIIEISKPE from the coding sequence ATGAAACCACTGACCATATCTGCCTGCCTGTTGGCATTTTTATGCATGGCCTTCTCCTGTAAAAAGAATACAAATAATCCTCCTGTTGAGGACCCCGACTGGCCGACGGACAGCGTAAGGATGGTGGTCAGCCAGGGTATTTCACGCCCCTGGGAGATCCTCTGGGGGCCTGATGATCACATCTGGATGACGGAAAGGAACGGCAGGATCAGCCGCGTAGACCCCAAAACGGGCACTGTCAAACCATTGCTGACTGTCCCGGATGTGGTAGCCACGGGCGAAGGCGGACTGCTGGGCATGGTGTTGCATCCGGATTTCGGGCAAACGCCGGATGTGTACATCGTCTACAATTACAACAGCGACAATGGCTACCGCGAGAAAGTGGTGCGGTACCGGTATGCCGACAGTGCGCTGGGCTCCCCTGCGGTGATCATTGACAACATTCCCGCTGCGGGTATCCATAACGGCTCCAGGTTGGTGATCAGTCCGGATAACAAGCTCTTCATCACCACCGGCGATGCCAATACGGCTTCCAATGCACAGCTGCCGGCATCCCTGAGCGGAAAGGTACTGCGGCTGAACCTTGATGGCACTGTTCCGGCTGACAACCCCTATCCCGGCAGTCCCGTCTGGAGCATAGGCCACCGCAACCCCCAGGGGCTGGTGTATGTGAACGGCACACTGTATGCCTCCGAGCATGGCGCGGGGGTGGAAGATGAGGTGAACATCATCGAAAAACAGCGCAACTACGGATGGCCGACCGTGGAAGGGCCCTGCAATGGCGGAGAGACGGTGTTCTGCACGGCCAATAACATAAAAGAGCCGATCTGGTCTACCGGCAACGGGACCTTTGCCTTATGCGGGCTGGACTTCTACAATAACGACCGTATTCCGCAGTGGAAAAACTCTCTCCTGCTGCTGAGCCTGAAAAATACCACCTTGTACCAGCTGAAGCTCAGTACAGACGGTCAAACCGTTGCCAGCACAAAGAACTACTTCACCGGCGCCTTCGGCCGGCTGCGGGACCTTTGTGTTTCCCCGGCAGGCAGGGTGTACATTTGCACGGATGAGAATAATGCGAAGATCATCGAGATCAGCAAGCCGGAATGA